In Longimicrobiales bacterium, a genomic segment contains:
- a CDS encoding aminotransferase class III-fold pyridoxal phosphate-dependent enzyme, whose product MLLVKVGGGDVDLTAIADDLASLERPFVLLHGANKLRDKMGTALGKPPQVVESISGFTSVLSDDDAIDVMLASYAGIRNKRLVESLRQRGVNAIGLTGLDGGLVEGVQNEGIRIRRDGRKFLLRDQSGKPKRLNTSLLRTLLDDGYVPVLTVPIVGADGTALNTENDEVLALLARELNATHVVSLIEEVGLLSDPTDPESVVPEIEARDLPEWEGRVSGRMRRKIRALRSLFDGCDGAGPVYHLADGRAPAPVSAALAGAGTTVRCSQLSPDLDLEPADEPGASRDASADAGTGATENKQWVDRNAAHELDVYGKRGLAIISANGSTVTDAAGRDYIDCVGGNGSLVLGHRHPVLEAAVAEQLGSVWCVPGALVTPVRTRFLERLHRALPEELDRTFLSNSGTESVEAALKIARAHTGRTDFVSCLRAFHGRTMGSLSVTFEKRYREPFGPLMGGVRRVRYNDVEALGAAIDDSVAAVVLELVQGEGGVHVADPEFLQAAREACDSRGPLLVFDEVQTGFGRTGRLFAFEHSGVVPDVLCLAKSIAGGLPLGATVVRKGIGLELGQHGSTFGGNPLSCAAAAATLDVLSAPDVIGGANRVGEAICGPTIERQLKVVKEVRRVGAMIGIQLRVPAKPYVHALMEKGVLALTAGRTVLRLLPPIVMSDDDAAGVGELLAEVLST is encoded by the coding sequence ATGCTTCTCGTAAAGGTCGGCGGAGGTGACGTGGACCTCACGGCGATCGCTGATGACCTGGCATCACTCGAGCGACCCTTTGTGCTTCTGCATGGCGCGAACAAGCTGCGCGATAAAATGGGCACCGCCCTAGGGAAGCCGCCTCAGGTGGTGGAGTCGATCTCTGGCTTCACGAGTGTACTGTCAGACGATGACGCAATCGATGTGATGCTCGCGTCGTACGCGGGCATCAGAAACAAGCGGCTCGTCGAGTCCCTTCGCCAGCGCGGCGTGAATGCTATCGGCCTCACCGGGCTCGATGGAGGTCTCGTGGAGGGCGTCCAGAACGAGGGCATCCGGATTCGTCGCGACGGGCGGAAGTTTCTACTCCGAGATCAGTCCGGGAAGCCAAAGCGACTCAACACCTCGTTACTGCGGACGCTTCTGGATGACGGCTATGTGCCGGTACTGACCGTCCCAATTGTGGGAGCGGACGGTACCGCGCTCAACACCGAGAACGATGAAGTGCTGGCCCTTCTCGCGCGCGAGCTCAACGCGACCCATGTGGTGTCACTCATCGAGGAAGTCGGACTTCTGTCCGACCCTACAGATCCCGAATCAGTGGTCCCGGAGATAGAGGCCCGAGACCTGCCTGAGTGGGAAGGGCGGGTTTCTGGTCGTATGCGGCGGAAAATTCGGGCGCTTCGGTCGCTGTTTGATGGATGTGACGGAGCCGGGCCGGTGTACCATCTCGCCGATGGCCGAGCCCCCGCTCCCGTGTCGGCCGCACTGGCGGGCGCGGGAACGACCGTGCGGTGCTCCCAGCTTTCGCCCGATCTCGACCTTGAGCCTGCCGATGAGCCGGGTGCGAGCCGCGATGCCTCGGCCGACGCTGGGACCGGAGCGACAGAGAACAAACAATGGGTCGACCGAAATGCTGCGCACGAACTCGACGTGTATGGAAAGCGCGGACTGGCAATCATCTCGGCGAATGGTTCGACCGTCACGGATGCGGCGGGGCGGGACTACATAGACTGCGTCGGCGGAAACGGATCGCTGGTACTCGGGCATCGCCATCCTGTGCTCGAAGCTGCCGTAGCTGAGCAGCTCGGGAGTGTCTGGTGCGTGCCTGGAGCATTGGTGACTCCGGTCAGGACCCGTTTTCTAGAACGACTCCACCGGGCGCTCCCCGAAGAGCTGGATCGGACGTTCTTGTCGAACTCAGGGACCGAGTCAGTCGAGGCCGCGTTGAAGATCGCCAGGGCGCACACAGGTCGGACGGACTTTGTCTCGTGCCTGAGGGCGTTTCACGGCAGAACGATGGGCTCGCTGTCCGTGACCTTTGAGAAAAGGTATCGAGAGCCGTTTGGCCCACTGATGGGTGGGGTGCGGCGTGTCCGATACAACGATGTGGAAGCACTTGGGGCCGCGATCGATGACTCGGTAGCCGCCGTCGTTCTGGAGTTGGTGCAGGGAGAGGGCGGGGTGCACGTGGCTGACCCCGAGTTCCTGCAGGCGGCGCGTGAGGCGTGTGACTCCCGTGGCCCACTGCTCGTCTTCGATGAGGTGCAGACGGGCTTCGGCCGGACGGGCCGGCTCTTCGCGTTCGAGCACTCCGGCGTGGTACCGGATGTCCTCTGCCTAGCGAAGAGCATTGCTGGCGGTCTACCGCTGGGCGCGACGGTCGTACGGAAGGGGATCGGTCTGGAGCTCGGGCAGCACGGCTCGACGTTCGGTGGGAATCCACTCTCGTGCGCGGCGGCTGCGGCCACGCTCGACGTGCTTAGTGCCCCGGATGTCATCGGAGGAGCTAATCGAGTCGGTGAAGCGATCTGTGGTCCCACGATCGAACGTCAACTGAAGGTCGTGAAAGAGGTGCGAAGAGTCGGCGCGATGATCGGCATCCAACTCCGAGTCCCAGCCAAGCCGTACGTGCACGCGCTCATGGAGAAGGGAGTGTTGGCGCTCACAGCAGGGCGCACGGTACTCAGGTTGCTGCCGCCGATTGTGATGTCCGACGACGACGCGGCAGGTGTCGGAGAGCTGCTCGCGGAAGTGCTCTCGACCTGA
- a CDS encoding class II glutamine amidotransferase, with the protein MCRIFAIKADEPIAVGPWIQSFSDACESSTEYQGHGWGVAWRERGRWQRYRSVEPIWESAFVLPPTSLAVIHARSAFRNEGIVVENNMPFMEDEVAFAFNGELRGVRLSTPGATGAARLQRLLMRFAEGAGGDIEAALRRLDGVITTRSEYVRALNLVVSDGQDLYVHGRYSEDPDYFTLHRAELSQGPGIRLVCSEQIGTAEASPEWVGVENGSTFRLQGGAPCFS; encoded by the coding sequence ATGTGTCGTATTTTTGCGATTAAAGCGGACGAGCCAATCGCGGTCGGTCCGTGGATTCAGTCCTTCTCCGACGCCTGCGAGTCGAGCACCGAGTATCAGGGACACGGCTGGGGCGTCGCCTGGCGGGAGCGTGGACGGTGGCAGCGGTACCGGTCAGTCGAGCCCATATGGGAATCCGCGTTCGTGTTACCACCCACCTCATTGGCCGTCATCCACGCCCGCAGTGCATTTCGTAATGAGGGCATCGTAGTCGAAAACAACATGCCGTTCATGGAGGATGAGGTCGCGTTCGCCTTCAACGGGGAGCTGCGGGGTGTCCGGCTGTCCACTCCGGGTGCGACTGGCGCCGCGCGTCTTCAGCGCCTTCTCATGCGCTTTGCCGAGGGAGCGGGCGGCGATATTGAGGCGGCGCTGCGGCGTCTCGACGGAGTCATCACCACTCGCTCGGAGTATGTGCGCGCCCTCAACCTTGTGGTGAGTGACGGACAGGATTTGTACGTCCATGGCAGGTACTCGGAAGATCCTGACTATTTTACGCTGCACCGTGCGGAATTGAGCCAGGGTCCGGGTATTCGCCTGGTCTGCTCCGAACAAATCGGCACGGCCGAGGCGTCTCCCGAGTGGGTCGGTGTCGAGAACGGCTCCACCTTCCGACTGCAGGGAGGAGCACCATGCTTCTCGTAA
- the argC gene encoding N-acetyl-gamma-glutamyl-phosphate reductase has translation MTHVSILGGSGYGGGELLRLLLAHPEVTVAGVTSRRLAGRPVSKAHPNLRGSTDLTFCAPEDVPHSDVLFLGLPHGEASERWDDLSGRADRIVDMSADFRLDDISLYEEHYGTHPRPDLLPTFIYGLPELNREALRGAERVATGGCNATVSILALLPLFEAGVVHRDRTVLDVKVGSSEGGAVPNAGSHHPVRSGVVRPYKATGHRHAAEIEAALGRSGSAQVHMSVSAIDMVRGAAVLAHVFLNEALTQRDVWRLYRERYAEEPFVRLVSERSGPYRFPEPKLLAGTNFCDIGFELDPRSNRLVVVAAIDNLVRGSAGQAVQAMNLMMGWDETAGLSFPGLHPV, from the coding sequence ATGACCCACGTGTCGATCCTTGGAGGCTCGGGCTATGGCGGCGGGGAATTGCTGCGGCTGCTGCTGGCCCACCCGGAAGTCACTGTGGCGGGGGTGACGTCGCGACGGCTGGCGGGGCGGCCGGTAAGCAAGGCTCATCCGAATCTACGTGGCTCGACCGATCTGACATTCTGCGCTCCGGAGGACGTCCCCCACAGTGACGTTCTCTTTCTCGGGCTGCCGCACGGGGAAGCCTCCGAGCGCTGGGATGATCTGTCGGGACGAGCGGACCGCATCGTCGACATGAGCGCGGACTTCCGCCTAGACGATATCTCTCTGTATGAGGAGCACTACGGGACTCATCCTCGACCGGACCTACTGCCCACGTTCATCTACGGTCTGCCCGAACTGAATCGGGAGGCACTTCGTGGTGCGGAGCGCGTCGCGACGGGTGGGTGCAACGCCACGGTATCCATCCTTGCACTTCTTCCACTGTTCGAGGCTGGGGTCGTCCACCGAGATCGCACCGTGCTCGACGTAAAGGTCGGGTCCAGTGAGGGTGGGGCAGTCCCAAACGCGGGCTCTCATCATCCCGTGCGGTCGGGCGTGGTCCGACCGTACAAGGCGACGGGGCATCGTCACGCCGCAGAAATCGAAGCGGCGCTCGGTCGCTCGGGATCGGCTCAGGTGCACATGAGCGTGTCCGCCATCGACATGGTGCGTGGGGCGGCGGTGCTGGCACACGTATTCCTGAATGAGGCCCTGACTCAGCGAGACGTGTGGCGCCTCTACCGTGAGCGGTATGCTGAAGAGCCCTTCGTGCGACTCGTGTCGGAGCGGTCCGGTCCTTATCGGTTCCCCGAGCCCAAGCTTCTGGCTGGCACGAATTTCTGTGACATCGGCTTCGAGCTCGACCCGCGCTCCAACCGACTCGTCGTCGTAGCGGCCATCGACAATCTGGTGCGTGGATCCGCCGGACAGGCGGTTCAGGCCATGAATCTCATGATGGGGTGGGATGAGACTGCTGGCTTGAGCTTCCCCGGCCTGCACCCGGTCTGA
- a CDS encoding RimK family alpha-L-glutamate ligase, translating to MTEATEGRGAPGSPGPSVVLVCSGLRPEEKMLRQAFVARGVELTVVDDRRIGGDLASWPSVIPVCDAVLLRSKSQWRNAVLAHWLESCGGRPVNSGQVIETCGDKARTTIALLAAEVATLSASIAFAPESGLAAAAEIGYPLVVKPVIGSWGRLIGKVNDRDALELALEHKEAIGGAPHAVTYLQRFVETGGSDVRAFVIGDRCVAAITRRSTGWRTNTALGASAEGREVDADLAATSVAAAHAVGGGMVAVDLFETSDGYQVNEVNATMEFRNSVDSTGVDIPGLMAAAVLGMCGGVHE from the coding sequence GTGACCGAGGCGACTGAGGGACGGGGTGCGCCCGGGTCGCCCGGCCCGTCTGTCGTCCTCGTGTGCTCGGGGCTGCGGCCTGAGGAAAAAATGCTCAGGCAGGCCTTTGTGGCTCGTGGGGTCGAGCTGACCGTGGTCGATGACCGTCGGATCGGTGGAGATCTTGCTAGCTGGCCTTCCGTGATCCCGGTGTGTGATGCAGTTCTTCTTCGCTCAAAGAGCCAGTGGAGAAACGCTGTGCTGGCCCATTGGCTCGAGAGCTGTGGTGGGCGTCCCGTGAACTCGGGCCAGGTGATCGAGACCTGTGGTGACAAGGCACGGACTACGATTGCGCTCCTCGCAGCCGAGGTGGCCACGCTCAGTGCGTCGATTGCGTTCGCACCCGAGTCCGGACTCGCGGCCGCCGCCGAGATCGGATATCCGCTCGTGGTGAAGCCAGTGATCGGGTCGTGGGGGCGCCTGATCGGGAAAGTGAATGATCGTGATGCACTCGAGCTGGCCCTCGAGCATAAGGAGGCCATCGGCGGTGCACCGCATGCGGTCACCTATCTACAAAGGTTCGTCGAGACCGGTGGCAGCGACGTCCGAGCCTTCGTGATCGGCGATCGCTGTGTTGCGGCAATCACCCGTCGCTCCACCGGCTGGCGGACGAACACAGCGCTTGGTGCTTCGGCCGAGGGGCGCGAGGTCGATGCCGACCTCGCAGCGACCTCGGTGGCAGCCGCGCACGCGGTTGGCGGTGGTATGGTCGCGGTTGACCTGTTCGAGACCAGCGACGGTTATCAAGTCAACGAGGTCAACGCGACGATGGAGTTTCGGAACTCAGTCGACTCAACCGGCGTGGACATTCCAGGTCTGATGGCCGCAGCCGTGCTCGGTATGTGCGGAGGCGTGCACGAATGA
- a CDS encoding MFS transporter: MSPSEQRTPLRRALIITALIASGEAVFLLPFVLARVFRPTFLDVFGVTNLELGTAFSFYGIVAMAAYFAGGPLADRFPARRLMTAALIATGLGGVVLAGIPSLSVMKALWGVWGLTTILLFWAAMLRATREWGGTAAQGRAYGLLDGGRGLLAAVIASFSVLVFATMLPSDVASATAAERAAAFRAVIWVFTGMTLVIAAFVWIVVPDMAPDADTEAPPKLSLLGVSKACRMPAVWLQAIIVVCAYVSYKATDDFSLMARDALDFNEVQASGIGTLSFWIRAVVAVAAGYLGDRVDSSKVILWGFALVIGGSLVIASGILVPGVAWMLITTIVTTSVGIYALRGVYFALLAEGSVPLAFTGSAIGLVSVVGFTPDVFMGPLMGILLDNSPGLQGHQHVFAAVAIFGVVGLAATAMFRRITQVS; encoded by the coding sequence ATGAGCCCATCAGAACAGAGAACCCCGCTTCGGCGCGCGCTGATCATCACTGCGCTGATCGCTTCTGGCGAAGCGGTTTTCCTGCTCCCGTTCGTTCTGGCTCGTGTTTTCCGACCGACCTTCCTCGATGTCTTCGGGGTCACCAACCTCGAGCTCGGAACGGCGTTCTCGTTCTACGGGATCGTGGCCATGGCAGCCTACTTTGCCGGTGGCCCGCTCGCCGATCGTTTCCCTGCCCGACGCCTCATGACCGCGGCGCTCATCGCGACGGGTCTCGGCGGTGTGGTCCTCGCGGGGATCCCATCGCTCTCGGTCATGAAAGCTCTCTGGGGCGTTTGGGGACTCACCACGATTCTCCTCTTCTGGGCTGCCATGCTCCGGGCCACGCGGGAGTGGGGCGGCACCGCCGCACAGGGTCGGGCGTACGGGCTACTCGACGGAGGACGGGGCCTCCTCGCCGCCGTGATCGCTTCCTTTTCAGTCCTGGTCTTTGCAACGATGCTGCCGAGCGATGTCGCATCGGCTACGGCGGCCGAGCGGGCTGCCGCGTTCCGCGCAGTCATCTGGGTTTTCACAGGCATGACACTCGTGATCGCAGCCTTCGTGTGGATCGTCGTGCCGGACATGGCACCCGATGCGGACACCGAGGCTCCGCCGAAGCTCTCACTGCTGGGCGTGAGCAAGGCCTGCCGGATGCCTGCCGTCTGGCTGCAAGCAATCATCGTGGTATGCGCCTACGTCAGCTACAAGGCGACAGATGACTTCTCGTTGATGGCCCGAGACGCTCTGGACTTCAATGAGGTGCAGGCCTCGGGGATCGGAACGCTCTCCTTCTGGATCAGAGCAGTCGTGGCGGTCGCTGCCGGATATCTAGGCGACCGGGTGGACTCCTCGAAAGTGATCCTCTGGGGCTTCGCTCTGGTGATCGGAGGAAGTCTTGTGATCGCCTCGGGGATCCTCGTGCCGGGAGTCGCCTGGATGCTGATCACCACGATCGTCACGACGAGCGTCGGTATCTACGCGCTCCGGGGCGTCTACTTCGCACTGCTCGCCGAAGGGTCTGTACCACTGGCTTTCACCGGCAGTGCTATCGGATTGGTGTCCGTTGTCGGATTCACGCCCGACGTATTCATGGGCCCTTTGATGGGGATCCTGCTCGACAATTCACCCGGGCTCCAGGGACATCAGCACGTGTTCGCAGCGGTTGCGATCTTCGGCGTCGTGGGCCTCGCTGCCACAGCGATGTTCCGCAGAATCACTCAGGTTTCCTGA
- a CDS encoding M20/M25/M40 family metallo-hydrolase has protein sequence MSVSVVSHSPSWRVFSFSTVALAVGVGLAPLELQAQAVPAEIAMSAWVEDHRDEALELLEELTNLNSYTLNVQGVREVADVLTPRFKALGFDVRWIDGSGFGRAGHLFAERRGSGTKMLLIGHLDTVFRPEDPFQTYERIDEATVKGPGVSDMKGGLVAMLQALEALESEGLLGGMNLTVAMIGDEERIGSPRDLARGDLVTAAEWADVALGFEGLEIAETAAVARRGGTGWTLTTTGTRGHSSRIFTEELGYGAIFEAARILDGFREELAGEEFLTFNPGIILGGSEVERDATGNAGQASGVTNVVAETATVTGDLRTISAEQGERVIARMREIASRNLLGTSATLEVRGVPSGMPPRESNYRLHAIYDQASRDMGIGPIEVIDPMRLGGADITSAAPYVDAALAAIGGMGAAAHSFDETLDLRAMEIRTKLAAVFLLRLSQGAYTPG, from the coding sequence GTGTCAGTGTCTGTTGTGAGCCATTCGCCGAGTTGGCGCGTCTTCTCTTTTTCGACTGTTGCCTTGGCTGTCGGCGTCGGTCTGGCTCCGTTAGAGCTGCAGGCCCAGGCGGTTCCCGCGGAGATCGCGATGTCTGCGTGGGTCGAAGATCATCGCGACGAGGCGCTCGAGCTGCTCGAGGAACTCACGAACCTCAACAGCTATACGCTGAACGTCCAAGGCGTACGCGAGGTGGCTGACGTCCTTACCCCGCGATTCAAGGCTCTCGGCTTCGACGTTCGCTGGATCGACGGCTCAGGCTTTGGCCGCGCCGGCCATCTCTTTGCTGAGCGTCGTGGGTCGGGAACGAAAATGCTGCTCATCGGTCACCTGGATACGGTCTTTCGCCCGGAGGACCCATTCCAGACGTATGAGCGTATCGATGAAGCGACGGTGAAGGGCCCGGGGGTCTCCGACATGAAGGGCGGACTGGTCGCCATGCTGCAGGCGCTGGAGGCCCTGGAGTCGGAGGGTCTGCTGGGTGGGATGAATCTCACGGTCGCGATGATCGGGGATGAAGAGCGCATCGGTTCGCCGCGCGACCTCGCGCGCGGCGACCTCGTCACGGCTGCCGAGTGGGCGGACGTCGCTCTTGGGTTCGAGGGACTGGAGATTGCCGAGACGGCCGCTGTGGCCCGTCGTGGTGGTACTGGCTGGACTCTGACAACGACCGGGACGCGCGGTCATTCGTCTCGAATCTTCACTGAAGAGCTCGGGTACGGTGCGATTTTCGAGGCAGCTCGAATCCTTGATGGTTTCCGGGAGGAACTCGCGGGGGAGGAATTCCTCACCTTCAATCCCGGAATCATTCTCGGCGGGAGCGAGGTCGAGCGTGACGCGACGGGCAACGCGGGGCAGGCATCCGGCGTGACGAATGTCGTCGCGGAGACTGCTACGGTGACCGGGGATCTGCGTACGATCTCCGCCGAGCAGGGAGAGCGAGTTATCGCTCGCATGAGAGAGATCGCTTCGCGGAATCTTCTCGGCACGAGCGCGACGCTAGAAGTTCGTGGCGTGCCCAGTGGGATGCCGCCAAGAGAGTCGAACTACCGGCTGCACGCGATCTACGATCAGGCGAGCCGCGACATGGGCATCGGCCCGATCGAGGTGATCGATCCGATGCGCCTCGGGGGTGCGGACATCACGTCGGCGGCACCGTACGTCGATGCGGCGCTTGCTGCGATCGGGGGGATGGGGGCGGCGGCCCATTCCTTCGATGAGACGCTGGATCTCAGGGCGATGGAGATCCGAACGAAGCTTGCAGCGGTCTTCCTTCTGCGACTTTCGCAGGGCGCGTACACGCCCGGCTGA
- a CDS encoding DoxX family protein: MNLEGAVNSRVGNVLVWLLTIGAGGVMLWSGSAKFLQSDMWMATFAGWGYPAVFAYVVGALEMLGAAAAFIPKFATYGAVLVVLIMCGAVFTMVTHGGDPSLAGLNLLCFSIIAYARLGARWTPS, encoded by the coding sequence GTGAATCTTGAGGGAGCAGTGAATAGCAGGGTCGGAAACGTTCTGGTGTGGCTTCTGACCATCGGTGCAGGAGGGGTCATGCTTTGGTCTGGGTCCGCGAAGTTCCTACAGTCGGACATGTGGATGGCGACCTTTGCGGGTTGGGGCTATCCCGCGGTTTTCGCCTATGTGGTCGGTGCCCTTGAGATGCTCGGAGCCGCCGCAGCCTTTATTCCCAAATTTGCCACTTATGGCGCTGTTCTTGTTGTCCTTATTATGTGTGGCGCTGTTTTTACCATGGTGACGCACGGCGGGGACCCAAGTCTTGCTGGCTTGAACCTCCTGTGCTTCTCGATCATCGCCTACGCCAGGCTTGGTGCGCGCTGGACGCCAAGCTGA
- a CDS encoding Xaa-Pro dipeptidyl-peptidase, which yields MKLRFSLTLASTAAAFALSFECAQAQAPSIALTPTGPQPTFIDGQAQIVEAFADPETWIRHDLWVETEFDSDGDGRPDRVHVDVTRPAQTEEGLRLAVVYESSPYYSGTGTTAPEYFWNVEHEIGDTPPVRGDMPAIQHQSRRPIISNSHVGTWVPRGFVVIHSQSPGTGLSQGCPTVGGINESLAPKAVIDWLNGRADGYTAADGGDPVEAFWATGKVGMTGTSYNGTLPLAAATTGVDGLEAIIPIAPNTSYYHYYRSNGLVRSPGGYLGEDVDVLYDFINSGDPEGREYCNLTVRDGVMAAGRDRVTGDYNDFWSGRDYLNVIDGVKAATLMSHGFNDWNVMPEHSYRISQALKDRGVSTQIFYHQGGHGGPPPHELMNRWFTRYLYDVENGVEDDPKAWIVREDVEDNTPTPYGDYPNPEATSVTLHPQGDGNGVGVLALTNSGERGTSEVVDDVSLTGAALAQAPSSSSRLLYATPEFTQDVHLSGVTTVTIRVAANATAANLSVWLVALPWTAEGRLVDNVVTRGWADPQNAASLRESVPLVPGEFRKVTFDLQPDDQIVPAGKRLGLMIFSSDAEFTLHPEPGTQLSIDLDGTSISIPVVGGRDALGRLIS from the coding sequence ATGAAGCTCCGCTTCTCCCTGACACTTGCATCGACAGCCGCCGCCTTCGCGCTTTCATTTGAGTGCGCTCAGGCGCAGGCGCCCTCGATCGCGCTGACGCCCACGGGCCCACAGCCGACGTTTATCGATGGCCAGGCTCAGATCGTAGAGGCGTTCGCGGACCCGGAGACCTGGATTCGGCACGACCTGTGGGTCGAGACGGAGTTTGATTCCGACGGTGATGGACGTCCGGACAGGGTGCACGTCGACGTGACGCGCCCGGCCCAGACGGAAGAGGGATTGCGGCTCGCGGTCGTGTACGAGTCCTCGCCGTACTACTCGGGAACTGGGACGACCGCTCCCGAATATTTTTGGAATGTTGAACACGAAATCGGTGACACCCCACCCGTGCGCGGAGATATGCCGGCCATTCAGCATCAGAGCAGGCGTCCGATCATTTCCAATTCCCACGTCGGCACGTGGGTGCCGCGCGGATTCGTGGTGATCCACTCACAGTCTCCTGGGACCGGGCTGTCTCAGGGGTGCCCGACGGTCGGTGGGATCAACGAGTCGCTCGCGCCGAAGGCGGTCATCGACTGGCTGAACGGTCGCGCTGACGGCTACACGGCTGCCGATGGCGGCGACCCAGTGGAGGCCTTCTGGGCGACGGGGAAGGTCGGGATGACCGGCACCTCGTATAACGGGACGCTGCCGCTGGCCGCCGCGACCACGGGCGTCGACGGACTGGAGGCGATCATCCCGATCGCGCCGAACACGTCGTACTACCACTACTACCGGTCGAACGGTCTGGTGCGCTCACCTGGTGGATACCTCGGTGAAGACGTGGACGTCCTCTACGACTTTATCAACTCGGGTGATCCGGAAGGCCGCGAGTACTGCAACTTGACGGTGCGAGATGGGGTGATGGCCGCTGGGCGGGATCGCGTGACCGGGGACTACAACGACTTCTGGTCGGGCCGGGACTATCTGAATGTCATCGATGGTGTGAAGGCTGCGACGCTGATGTCGCACGGATTCAATGATTGGAACGTCATGCCGGAGCACAGCTATCGGATCTCGCAGGCACTGAAAGACCGAGGCGTGTCCACTCAGATCTTCTACCATCAGGGTGGCCACGGTGGCCCGCCGCCGCACGAGCTGATGAACCGGTGGTTCACGAGGTACCTGTATGACGTGGAGAACGGAGTCGAGGACGATCCTAAGGCGTGGATTGTGCGCGAGGACGTCGAAGACAACACGCCCACGCCGTACGGCGATTATCCCAACCCGGAGGCGACCAGCGTTACGCTGCATCCCCAGGGTGACGGAAATGGTGTGGGAGTCCTGGCGCTCACTAATTCTGGCGAACGTGGAACCAGCGAGGTCGTCGACGACGTGTCGCTCACGGGTGCTGCTCTCGCCCAAGCTCCGTCTTCCAGCAGTCGTCTGCTCTATGCGACGCCTGAATTCACGCAGGACGTCCACCTCTCGGGTGTGACGACTGTGACAATCCGGGTCGCGGCTAATGCCACGGCTGCGAACCTCTCGGTGTGGCTCGTTGCGTTGCCATGGACAGCCGAAGGGCGGCTCGTCGACAACGTGGTTACGCGGGGCTGGGCGGATCCCCAGAACGCCGCATCTCTCCGCGAAAGCGTTCCGCTGGTGCCTGGAGAATTTCGGAAAGTGACGTTCGACCTGCAGCCGGACGATCAGATTGTTCCAGCCGGGAAGCGGCTCGGGCTAATGATCTTCTCCAGCGACGCGGAATTCACGCTCCACCCTGAGCCGGGGACACAGCTGAGCATCGATCTTGATGGCACGTCGATCTCGATTCCGGTCGTTGGCGGCCGAGACGCGTTGGGTCGGCTGATCAGCTAG
- a CDS encoding ribonuclease HII: MTPEDSGSTRPQDLLEYERRFWGRDLLVAGVDEAGRGPLAGPVVAAAVVLPEGLHVEGADDSKQLSSRVREELFDLILGAATSVGVGAASVREIDRRNILRATTVAMGRALDHLSEAPGHIVIDGLYVKYLGREHEAIVDGDALIHSIGCASIVAKVIRDRLMQRLARRYPGYGWDRNAGYGTAEHRAAIDELGLTPHHRLTFTGLQYDLGL, from the coding sequence ATGACGCCGGAAGACTCCGGATCTACGCGGCCCCAGGACCTGCTCGAGTACGAGCGGCGGTTCTGGGGCCGCGATCTTTTGGTGGCAGGTGTGGACGAAGCAGGAAGGGGTCCCCTCGCCGGACCGGTGGTGGCCGCGGCAGTTGTCCTGCCGGAAGGGCTCCATGTAGAGGGAGCTGACGACTCGAAGCAGCTGTCGAGTCGGGTACGCGAAGAGCTGTTCGATCTCATCCTCGGTGCAGCGACGAGCGTCGGTGTCGGGGCTGCGTCGGTCCGAGAGATTGATCGTCGCAACATCCTCCGGGCTACGACCGTCGCCATGGGACGAGCTCTGGATCACTTGTCCGAAGCCCCCGGCCATATCGTGATCGATGGCCTCTATGTGAAGTACCTGGGCCGTGAGCATGAGGCGATCGTGGATGGTGACGCCCTCATCCATTCGATCGGTTGTGCTTCGATTGTCGCAAAGGTGATTCGGGATCGACTCATGCAGCGGCTCGCGCGCCGCTACCCGGGCTACGGATGGGATCGAAATGCGGGGTATGGAACCGCAGAGCACCGTGCGGCCATCGACGAACTCGGCCTGACGCCTCATCATCGGCTGACATTCACGGGATTACAGTACGACCTCGGATTGTGA
- the rplS gene encoding 50S ribosomal protein L19 — translation MTDIIKEIEKEQLREDTLDFAPGDTVKVLYRVREGAKERIQVFEGVCLGRKGGGVDETFTVRKISSGIGVERIFPLHAPTVAGVEVVRRGRVRRAKLYYLRGRRGKSARIKEKRSQR, via the coding sequence ATGACTGACATAATCAAAGAAATCGAGAAAGAGCAGCTCCGGGAGGACACCCTGGACTTCGCTCCTGGTGACACCGTGAAAGTCCTGTACCGCGTTCGCGAGGGTGCGAAAGAGCGGATCCAGGTGTTCGAGGGTGTCTGTCTTGGCCGTAAGGGCGGCGGCGTCGATGAGACGTTCACGGTCCGCAAGATCTCTAGTGGTATCGGGGTCGAGCGCATCTTCCCGCTCCATGCGCCGACGGTAGCTGGCGTCGAGGTGGTTCGCCGCGGCCGAGTTCGCCGAGCGAAGCTCTACTATCTGCGTGGTCGTCGCGGTAAGTCGGCGAGAATCAAAGAGAAGCGCTCGCAGCGCTGA